The DNA region TTCCAAGGCCGTGCCGCATATGGCCTGCTTCGGCGCCTGGATGGATACCGACGGGAGCTGCGCCGTCCCGGAAAACAGGGCCTGCACGCCCAGCCGTACCCCGGCCAGGATGGCCCCGCCGATGTACCGGCGCTGCTGGTCCACCACCGTCACCGTGGTGGCGGTGCCCATGTCGAAGATAATGGCTGGCAGGGGGTATTCCGCCGCCGCAGCCGCGTCCGCCGCCAGGATGTCATTTCCCAGGGTGTCTCCCTCCGGGATGGCCAGAGTCAGCCCGCTTTTTGACCGGGATGTGACGATATACGGGGTGATGCCCGTCAGCCGCTGCACCACCTGGGACAGCACCGGTACCAAAACCGGCACCACGGAGCAGATCACCGCCCCGTCTACCCGGCCCAGCTCCACGCCCTCCCGGGCAAAGAGGCTGGCCGCCAGGGTAAAGTATTCCTCCACCGGCCGCTCCGGCACGGTGCCCAGGCGGTAGAGCCTGCGCGCCCGGCCCTCGCCCGCAGGCAGGCCGAAAACAATATTGGAGTTGCCTATGTCAATGGTCAGCAGCATTCCGTCCACCGCCTTACTTTTTCTTGCCGATGGCGATAAGCCGGGAGATCACCGGAGCCAGCACCACATTTACGCCGATCTCCAGTAAGAAGTTGCCGCCCGCC from Vescimonas fastidiosa includes:
- a CDS encoding type III pantothenate kinase, with amino-acid sequence MLLTIDIGNSNIVFGLPAGEGRARRLYRLGTVPERPVEEYFTLAASLFAREGVELGRVDGAVICSVVPVLVPVLSQVVQRLTGITPYIVTSRSKSGLTLAIPEGDTLGNDILAADAAAAAEYPLPAIIFDMGTATTVTVVDQQRRYIGGAILAGVRLGVQALFSGTAQLPSVSIQAPKQAICGTALESIQSGAVFGAAAMMDGLTERFEAELGKKCTLLATGGLAECIVPHCRREFIYDESLLLRGMELIYRLNCEK